A single Methanolobus sp. ZRKC5 DNA region contains:
- a CDS encoding endonuclease/exonuclease/phosphatase family protein: MKIKLLVVLILISFTLGCISEDTEQTIKEIAEEIEQIEQIDVQPTEDIQPKVLDEEINTSPLPDETLRIGSFNIQVFGVSKADKPEVMAVLANITRTYDIMAIQEIRDKSQTALPELVELVNSDGSNYEFVVSERMGRTTSKEQYAYVYNTDTILITSEALPYPEPEGTDPFHRQPYIASFRAVNGNYDAVLIVVHTDPDEATEEINALDEALAHAQNVYPDEQDFIILGDLNADGSYFDEDSSSDLDDYYWVIDDTQDTTTKTTEYTYDRIILTDHSDFTGDFGVFRYDLEYNLTYDETVAVSDHYPVYAEFNISGDGD, encoded by the coding sequence ATGAAAATCAAACTCTTAGTAGTACTCATTTTGATATCATTCACTCTTGGTTGCATCTCCGAAGACACAGAACAAACTATCAAGGAGATAGCAGAAGAGATCGAGCAAATTGAACAAATCGATGTTCAGCCTACAGAAGATATCCAGCCGAAAGTACTGGATGAAGAAATAAACACATCTCCATTACCAGATGAAACTCTAAGAATAGGATCCTTTAATATTCAGGTATTTGGAGTCTCAAAAGCTGATAAACCGGAAGTAATGGCAGTCCTTGCAAACATCACCAGGACCTACGACATAATGGCCATCCAGGAAATAAGGGATAAGTCACAAACAGCCCTTCCTGAACTGGTAGAACTTGTAAATTCTGATGGTTCAAACTATGAATTTGTTGTCAGCGAAAGGATGGGAAGGACCACAAGCAAAGAACAATACGCCTACGTTTACAACACCGACACGATATTAATTACAAGTGAAGCATTGCCCTACCCTGAACCAGAAGGAACAGACCCGTTCCACAGGCAACCTTACATAGCATCTTTCAGAGCGGTCAATGGCAATTATGATGCTGTTCTAATAGTGGTCCACACAGATCCTGATGAGGCCACCGAAGAAATAAATGCCCTGGATGAAGCCCTTGCACACGCACAGAACGTCTACCCGGATGAACAGGATTTCATTATCCTGGGAGATCTTAATGCAGATGGTTCGTATTTCGATGAAGACTCAAGCTCAGACCTCGATGACTACTATTGGGTGATCGATGACACCCAGGACACCACCACAAAAACAACTGAATACACCTATGACAGGATTATCCTGACAGATCACAGTGACTTCACAGGAGATTTCGGGGTTTTCAGATATGACCTGGAATACAACTTAACATATGATGAAACTGTGGCAGTATCAGACCATTATCCAGTGTATGCAGAGTTCAATATTAGTGGAGATGGAGATTGA
- a CDS encoding tetratricopeptide repeat protein, which yields MKNQNITILFILLFGIFLTVFAGCIDKEASEVDQLIESANEQRDYGRYNTALEYYNQALDIDPSSEAAWSGKGLTYINLDKKEEATKCYDVILSNSDDVRWLRIAGMAYDISLNQPKKAIEAYDKMLEINPDDCYVWASKGSSLQHINQNEEAVKCFDMALSINSDNGIIWRNKGDSLLSLGKQNEAVECYNEAIKCYNKDLEVNPEDIFANFDKERVEEKLEEIK from the coding sequence ATGAAAAATCAAAACATAACGATACTATTTATCCTGCTTTTCGGAATATTTCTAACAGTGTTTGCAGGCTGTATTGATAAGGAAGCTAGTGAAGTCGATCAATTAATTGAAAGTGCAAATGAGCAGAGAGACTATGGTAGGTATAATACTGCACTAGAATATTATAATCAAGCATTGGATATTGATCCGAGCAGCGAAGCAGCATGGTCAGGAAAAGGACTAACCTACATTAATCTCGATAAGAAGGAAGAAGCAACCAAGTGTTATGATGTGATACTAAGCAATAGCGATGATGTTAGATGGTTAAGAATTGCAGGAATGGCATATGATATTAGTCTTAATCAACCCAAAAAAGCAATTGAAGCTTATGATAAAATGTTGGAGATTAATCCAGATGATTGTTATGTTTGGGCATCAAAAGGATCAAGTTTACAGCATATCAATCAGAATGAAGAAGCAGTGAAATGTTTTGACATGGCACTTTCTATCAACTCGGATAATGGAATTATATGGAGAAATAAAGGAGATTCACTTCTCTCTCTGGGAAAACAGAATGAGGCTGTTGAATGTTACAACGAAGCAATCAAATGTTACAACAAGGATTTAGAAGTTAATCCTGAAGATATATTCGCTAATTTTGATAAAGAAAGAGTTGAAGAGAAATTAGAGGAAATCAAATAA
- a CDS encoding DUF2326 domain-containing protein: protein MYLLKVYSNKESFRTVTFNETGLSFIVAEQDNPESNDKGKTYNGVGKSFLVRIIHFCFGANENGYKELCEKLPDWEFYVDFKLGNNIYTVKRTTNEPNGMELNNELISVSAFRDEMNSLCFNIPKNITDISFRSLIPFFIRPKRNSYVAFNEPGKVVRPYQTLLFNSFLLGLDISLIQEKEKIKKELDRITTLEKNFKKDSLLKDFFTGNKDAVLTLVDLEERIQKLENSLKTFEVAENYREIQLKADKVEKELFTLNNDSLLLESNIEQINESFNFTPDISKESLLSVYQETNIHFSENLVKTLDDTKIFYEKLISNRKRRLVEQQNKLRLEKKNKENKMEILQRELHQLIRYLGEHQALDLFVSLNNQKAEYELERDSIKKYQALQAEYKATKRDIKKKFVDYAEIADQYLEGVESEINVLRDYFRSLAKTFYPDSIAGITIESNSGVNQLRFNIDAKIESDASDGINHVKIFCYDLTILFEGHNHNIDFIFHDSRLFSDTDERQTSDMFKLIYDKFSNSGKQYIATVNQNQLDEIKKQLTDEEFDEIITKNKVLTLTDKSDDCKLLGINVDIREE from the coding sequence ATGTATTTGTTAAAAGTTTACTCAAATAAAGAAAGTTTCAGAACAGTCACGTTTAATGAAACTGGACTTAGCTTTATTGTTGCTGAACAAGATAATCCTGAGTCTAACGATAAAGGAAAAACCTATAATGGAGTAGGGAAGTCTTTTTTAGTTCGCATAATTCATTTTTGTTTTGGCGCCAATGAAAATGGATACAAAGAATTATGCGAAAAGTTGCCAGACTGGGAGTTCTATGTTGACTTTAAACTTGGAAATAATATATACACTGTCAAAAGAACAACAAATGAACCTAATGGAATGGAATTAAATAATGAATTAATTTCGGTTTCAGCATTTAGGGATGAAATGAATTCTTTGTGTTTTAACATACCGAAGAATATTACAGATATCTCTTTTCGCAGCTTAATTCCTTTTTTTATCCGACCAAAAAGGAACTCATATGTAGCTTTTAATGAACCCGGAAAGGTAGTAAGACCATATCAAACGTTACTTTTCAATTCATTTTTACTTGGATTGGATATATCCTTAATACAAGAAAAAGAAAAAATTAAGAAAGAATTGGATCGTATAACTACTTTAGAGAAAAATTTTAAAAAAGATTCGTTGCTAAAGGATTTTTTTACAGGGAATAAAGATGCTGTTTTAACACTCGTAGACCTTGAAGAGCGTATTCAAAAATTGGAAAATAGTTTAAAGACTTTTGAAGTAGCAGAAAATTATCGAGAAATCCAACTGAAAGCAGATAAAGTAGAGAAAGAGTTATTCACATTAAATAATGACAGTCTACTTTTAGAAAGCAATATAGAGCAGATAAACGAGAGTTTCAATTTTACCCCGGATATTTCAAAAGAAAGTTTATTAAGTGTTTACCAAGAAACAAACATACATTTTTCTGAAAATCTTGTTAAAACATTAGATGACACGAAAATATTCTATGAAAAACTAATATCAAATAGGAAAAGAAGATTAGTTGAGCAGCAAAATAAACTAAGGCTTGAAAAGAAAAATAAAGAAAATAAAATGGAAATTTTACAACGAGAGCTACACCAGCTTATAAGGTATCTTGGAGAGCATCAAGCACTCGATCTTTTTGTCAGTCTGAACAATCAAAAAGCTGAATATGAATTAGAAAGAGATAGCATTAAAAAATACCAAGCTTTGCAAGCTGAATACAAAGCCACAAAAAGAGATATTAAAAAGAAATTTGTGGATTATGCGGAAATTGCAGACCAATATTTAGAAGGTGTTGAGAGTGAAATTAATGTACTGCGAGATTATTTTAGAAGTCTTGCTAAAACGTTCTATCCAGATAGCATAGCAGGTATTACAATAGAATCAAATAGTGGAGTAAATCAATTAAGGTTTAATATTGATGCAAAAATTGAGTCAGATGCTTCTGATGGTATAAATCATGTCAAGATTTTTTGCTATGATTTAACAATCCTATTTGAAGGTCATAATCATAACATCGATTTTATTTTCCATGACAGTAGACTATTTTCTGATACTGACGAGAGACAAACATCTGATATGTTCAAACTAATATACGATAAATTCTCAAATTCTGGTAAGCAATATATAGCAACCGTAAATCAAAATCAGCTTGATGAAATCAAAAAACAATTAACTGATGAAGAATTTGATGAGATCATCACAAAAAACAAAGTATTAACTTTAACTGATAAATCAGATGATTGCAAATTACTAGGAATCAATGTTGATATACGAGAAGAATAA
- a CDS encoding ABC-three component system middle component 6 — MILPTKHTNFSESLLGFGSYILNSLESSKSIDNLWNQYQYDYHKDLYHAKHSFDNLLLTIVFLYSIGAVEEQDGVVKKCIC; from the coding sequence ATGATACTTCCAACTAAGCACACAAATTTCTCAGAATCTCTTCTTGGTTTTGGAAGTTACATTTTAAATTCACTAGAATCATCGAAGTCTATTGATAATTTATGGAATCAATATCAATATGACTATCATAAAGACTTATACCATGCAAAACATAGCTTTGACAACCTTTTACTTACAATAGTCTTTCTCTATTCCATAGGTGCCGTTGAAGAGCAGGACGGTGTTGTAAAAAAATGTATTTGTTAA
- a CDS encoding ABC-three component system protein: protein MDINEKTIARHLFQNKILKADGQAFEDLFSAIMNYAEPDFQQIKPWGNIGDRKNDGYIKSKGIFFQVFAPEDIEKSYTSLVSKLKTDFAGLKTHWSPINEFYFVVNDKNKGVNPDSEKLIQEIKTSHKLKKAGFWTARKLENILFELEDDQILVITGFFPDPASIKYLDYSILAEVISHIMKLPLPKDDEPEIRYPDWDDKIEFNNLSEHVATYLNNGCIQLSSLNKYLKNNSDFLVDSLRDKMNEIYIQEKKDNSGDELFWAIINCASPRPEQIYQISVIVIMAKYFETCDIFEEPTQGEM from the coding sequence ATGGATATTAACGAAAAAACAATTGCTAGGCATTTATTTCAAAATAAAATCCTAAAAGCTGATGGCCAAGCATTTGAAGATTTATTCAGTGCAATTATGAATTATGCAGAACCAGATTTTCAACAGATTAAACCATGGGGAAATATTGGAGACCGAAAAAATGATGGATACATTAAATCCAAGGGCATTTTTTTTCAAGTATTTGCTCCTGAAGACATTGAGAAATCGTATACAAGTCTTGTCAGCAAGCTAAAAACTGATTTTGCCGGTCTAAAAACACATTGGTCTCCTATTAATGAATTTTATTTTGTTGTTAATGACAAAAACAAAGGTGTTAATCCAGATTCTGAAAAATTAATTCAAGAAATTAAAACATCTCACAAACTCAAAAAAGCAGGATTTTGGACTGCGAGAAAGCTTGAAAATATACTTTTTGAACTAGAAGATGACCAAATTTTGGTTATAACTGGATTTTTTCCAGATCCGGCTAGCATAAAATATTTGGACTATTCAATCCTAGCTGAGGTAATATCACATATCATGAAATTACCTTTGCCAAAAGACGATGAACCTGAAATCAGATATCCAGATTGGGATGACAAAATTGAGTTTAACAATCTATCTGAACATGTAGCTACATATCTCAATAATGGATGTATTCAGTTAAGTTCTTTAAATAAGTACTTAAAAAATAACAGTGATTTTCTCGTAGATTCTTTACGAGACAAGATGAACGAAATATATATTCAAGAAAAGAAAGATAATTCAGGGGATGAATTATTTTGGGCAATCATCAATTGTGCAAGTCCGAGGCCAGAACAAATATATCAAATCTCAGTTATTGTAATAATGGCAAAGTATTTTGAAACCTGTGATATATTTGAAGAACCTACTCAAGGAGAGATGTAA
- a CDS encoding site-specific integrase, which produces MALYNQKLETRISGLNGKLSDTNIQLIKKFVRQCDIEGMTDFRKMKYVSTLKQIALIMNDKPLNEATKTDIEDVLIAVRKRTESEDTRHDYAVTLKKFYRWLNNGKEPEIIEFFKATKKSKGRKLPEELLTEDDVNKMIGATRNTRDQALIAILWDSGCRIGEIGNLKIKHIMHADEGMKIRVDGKTGHRTVLLFYSVRLLMAWLEQHPERDNPDAPLWWNFDRNKANTSTMIGYAAIAKQLKKIAKNAGVNKRIHAHLFRHSRATFMANHLTEAQMNAYFGWVQGSDVPSVYVHLSGRDVDTAVLKANGVEIEEEENKPKVHKCPRCKTLNTPNNMFCYKCGSVLTLKTALEIEEKSQPLEDSISKLMESKLNDLVEARVNDILQNIKI; this is translated from the coding sequence ATGGCACTCTACAACCAAAAGCTCGAAACAAGGATATCTGGACTAAATGGAAAGCTATCTGATACAAATATCCAGCTTATAAAAAAATTTGTCAGACAATGTGATATTGAAGGCATGACAGACTTCAGGAAAATGAAGTATGTTAGCACGTTGAAGCAAATTGCTCTTATAATGAATGATAAACCATTAAATGAAGCAACTAAAACTGACATAGAAGATGTGCTTATTGCTGTTAGGAAAAGAACGGAAAGTGAAGATACAAGACACGATTATGCAGTTACATTAAAGAAATTTTATCGATGGTTAAACAATGGTAAAGAACCCGAAATAATTGAATTCTTTAAGGCAACAAAGAAAAGTAAGGGGCGCAAGTTGCCTGAAGAGCTGCTTACAGAAGATGATGTCAACAAAATGATTGGTGCAACGCGCAACACAAGAGACCAAGCTCTTATAGCTATTTTATGGGATTCAGGTTGTCGAATTGGTGAGATTGGCAACTTAAAAATAAAACATATAATGCATGCTGATGAAGGCATGAAGATCAGGGTTGATGGTAAAACCGGACATCGTACTGTACTTCTTTTTTATTCGGTTCGTCTTCTGATGGCTTGGCTTGAACAGCATCCAGAAAGGGATAATCCAGATGCGCCACTTTGGTGGAATTTTGATAGAAATAAAGCTAACACTTCTACCATGATAGGTTATGCCGCTATTGCTAAGCAGCTCAAAAAAATAGCCAAAAATGCAGGTGTAAACAAAAGAATTCATGCTCACTTATTCAGGCATAGTCGAGCTACATTTATGGCCAATCATTTAACAGAGGCACAGATGAATGCTTATTTTGGATGGGTGCAAGGTTCAGATGTTCCATCAGTATATGTTCACCTATCTGGACGTGATGTCGATACTGCTGTACTGAAAGCAAACGGTGTTGAAATCGAAGAAGAAGAGAATAAGCCAAAAGTGCACAAGTGCCCCAGGTGCAAGACACTTAACACTCCAAACAACATGTTCTGCTACAAGTGTGGTTCAGTGTTAACACTAAAAACTGCACTTGAAATAGAAGAGAAATCACAACCACTAGAAGATTCAATATCCAAGTTAATGGAATCAAAACTCAATGACTTGGTTGAGGCAAGGGTCAATGATATATTGCAGAATATAAAGATTTGA
- a CDS encoding tyrosine-type recombinase/integrase, which produces MSIYDHEKNLKRVEKRIREAEYSEKNKANIFRFENYLFAKGLTTVRVLKYLSQINIISRELGIDFEDATKDDIERYVASVERSKKAAWTKKDYKQCLKRFYKWMNGDEEEHPLTKWISLKMQKNTKKLPEELLNQEEVMRMIEVARNSRDRAMAACWYDGGARVGESGNLKLKHVIFDQYGVVVMVGKEDGKTGMRRVRLVFSAPYLAEWINDHPDKNNPNAYLWINLGTKNYGAQMKYDSIRRAIIRLAERANIEKRVFNHLFRHSRATELAEHLTQAQMEDHLGWIHGSDMPEIYIHMSGKQLDEPLLKMAGIIKEEDESKTLKPVICTRCKTMNGPTCDFCSSCGMALTIEASKSIEKRRSDISMALMELVEKDPEVAKVLRGVIE; this is translated from the coding sequence ATGAGTATTTACGACCACGAAAAGAACCTGAAAAGAGTAGAAAAGCGAATAAGAGAGGCAGAATATTCTGAGAAGAATAAAGCAAATATTTTTAGATTTGAGAATTATCTTTTCGCTAAGGGATTAACTACAGTTCGTGTTTTAAAGTATTTGTCACAAATTAATATCATTTCTAGGGAATTGGGAATAGATTTTGAAGATGCAACTAAAGATGATATTGAGAGATATGTTGCATCTGTTGAGAGGTCCAAAAAGGCAGCATGGACTAAAAAAGACTATAAACAGTGTCTGAAGCGGTTCTACAAGTGGATGAACGGGGATGAAGAGGAACACCCACTTACTAAGTGGATATCCTTGAAGATGCAGAAGAACACTAAGAAGTTACCTGAAGAACTTCTGAATCAAGAAGAAGTTATGCGGATGATAGAGGTTGCCCGCAATTCCAGAGATAGAGCTATGGCTGCATGTTGGTATGATGGAGGAGCAAGAGTTGGTGAGAGTGGGAACCTCAAACTTAAGCATGTGATCTTTGACCAGTACGGTGTAGTTGTGATGGTTGGGAAAGAGGACGGTAAGACAGGCATGAGAAGAGTAAGGCTTGTGTTCTCTGCTCCATATCTGGCTGAATGGATAAACGACCATCCGGATAAAAATAACCCGAATGCATATTTATGGATCAACCTGGGAACTAAGAATTATGGTGCTCAGATGAAATATGATTCTATTAGAAGAGCCATTATTAGATTGGCCGAGAGAGCTAATATTGAGAAGCGGGTTTTTAATCATTTATTCAGGCATTCAAGAGCAACGGAATTAGCAGAACATCTGACACAGGCACAGATGGAAGACCATTTAGGATGGATACACGGCTCAGATATGCCGGAAATCTATATTCATATGTCAGGTAAGCAGTTGGATGAACCACTGCTTAAGATGGCCGGTATTATCAAAGAGGAAGATGAAAGCAAGACTTTAAAGCCTGTTATTTGTACGAGATGTAAGACCATGAATGGTCCTACTTGTGATTTTTGTTCTTCCTGTGGGATGGCTCTGACCATTGAAGCATCTAAGAGTATTGAAAAGAGAAGATCAGATATCTCTATGGCCTTGATGGAGCTTGTTGAGAAGGATCCGGAAGTTGCTAAGGTGTTGAGGGGTGTGATAGAATAA
- a CDS encoding HNH endonuclease, whose amino-acid sequence MYSNGLLKVMVRVNWTNDEQIIALYYYLKGAKADKNDKLVNEIYHLLPNGHSLNSVALKVGNFRYLDPSNEGGLKNVTKSDIETWDKYFNNFVELEKKAKEIIATLKKQMYTDLPNPIEAEAMLLPEGSKTTISVNVYERNPKARKACIDHYGTKCHICGFDFEKVYGLIGDGFIEVHHKVPVSEIGESYQVNPIEDLIPVCSNCHSMLHRKKDRTMEVNELKQILNQ is encoded by the coding sequence ATGTATTCCAATGGACTCTTAAAAGTTATGGTACGGGTAAATTGGACTAATGATGAACAAATAATTGCATTGTATTACTATTTAAAAGGTGCAAAGGCAGATAAAAATGATAAGCTGGTAAATGAAATATATCATTTGTTGCCAAATGGACATTCTTTGAATTCAGTAGCCCTTAAAGTTGGAAACTTTAGGTATCTGGACCCTTCTAACGAAGGTGGTTTAAAAAATGTAACTAAATCTGATATTGAAACGTGGGACAAATACTTTAATAATTTTGTTGAACTTGAAAAGAAGGCAAAGGAGATTATTGCAACACTAAAAAAGCAAATGTACACTGATCTACCCAACCCCATAGAAGCCGAAGCTATGTTATTACCTGAGGGTTCCAAAACAACCATTTCAGTAAATGTTTATGAAAGAAATCCAAAAGCAAGAAAAGCCTGCATTGATCACTATGGTACAAAATGCCATATCTGTGGTTTTGACTTCGAGAAAGTATACGGATTAATCGGTGACGGGTTTATTGAAGTTCATCATAAAGTTCCGGTTTCTGAAATAGGTGAATCCTACCAGGTAAATCCAATTGAGGATTTGATTCCTGTTTGTTCTAATTGTCATTCAATGTTACATCGAAAAAAAGATAGGACAATGGAAGTGAATGAACTTAAGCAGATCTTAAATCAATAA
- a CDS encoding DUF5658 family protein: protein MSFLKDIKLPVLLFIIGDTITTIYALQTGLFYEGNPVLSYLFNSYGILSLIPLKLGFMFLLYKVYKIAERPYWNITRYAVSFIGLLATVSNTAVVLHG, encoded by the coding sequence ATGTCATTTCTAAAAGACATCAAACTCCCTGTTCTCCTTTTTATCATAGGGGACACCATCACCACTATCTACGCACTGCAAACCGGCCTATTCTACGAAGGAAATCCAGTGCTATCTTACTTATTCAATTCTTATGGTATCCTTTCACTCATTCCCCTAAAGCTCGGCTTCATGTTCCTTCTATACAAGGTCTATAAAATTGCTGAGCGTCCATACTGGAATATTACCCGTTATGCAGTGTCCTTCATTGGCCTTCTTGCAACAGTAAGTAATACGGCGGTGGTCCTTCATGGCTAA
- a CDS encoding GNAT family N-acetyltransferase — MNIRKIREEDVTKIEKFISLCKPLDQHSTFTYWVLARYFDNTCFVVEENNEIVGYVSGVKSSSKPDVFYIWQIGISPEHRKKRLSSQLIKTVVEAAVSLGSRSIQVSIDPENNSSFGAFLRFAGDSGLQINKIDELELFDQANKKDIHEYIYEM; from the coding sequence ATGAATATTCGAAAAATAAGAGAAGAGGATGTAACTAAGATCGAGAAATTTATATCGTTGTGTAAGCCGCTTGATCAGCATTCGACTTTTACTTATTGGGTGCTTGCCAGGTACTTTGATAACACATGTTTTGTTGTAGAAGAAAATAATGAGATTGTGGGATATGTATCAGGAGTAAAGAGTAGTTCAAAACCAGATGTATTCTATATATGGCAAATTGGGATTTCACCAGAGCATAGGAAAAAGAGACTTTCATCACAACTTATTAAAACCGTGGTTGAAGCTGCTGTCAGCTTAGGCAGCAGGTCGATACAGGTGTCAATTGACCCGGAAAACAATTCAAGTTTTGGTGCTTTTTTGAGATTCGCAGGAGATAGCGGGTTGCAAATAAACAAAATTGATGAACTTGAGTTATTTGATCAGGCAAATAAGAAAGACATCCATGAATATATTTATGAAATGTAA
- a CDS encoding PAS domain S-box protein, translating into MKNDECKPTCEEMSSNPSGYRALFENNHAAMLLIDPVSLDIVDANNAACDFYGWSREEITCRRIFDISTLPGQEVIAEIEKAKNDNQAHFLSEHQIADGSTRNVDVYTNPLIIKEDFDIPSF; encoded by the coding sequence ATGAAAAATGATGAATGCAAACCGACATGTGAAGAAATGAGCAGCAACCCTTCCGGATACAGGGCATTGTTTGAAAATAATCATGCGGCTATGTTGCTGATAGATCCTGTCAGTCTGGACATTGTAGATGCAAATAACGCCGCATGTGACTTTTATGGATGGTCCCGTGAAGAGATTACCTGCAGAAGAATATTCGACATCAGTACTCTGCCTGGACAGGAAGTTATAGCTGAGATCGAAAAAGCAAAAAATGATAATCAGGCTCACTTTTTATCTGAGCACCAGATTGCAGATGGTTCTACACGTAACGTCGATGTTTATACCAACCCCTTAATAATTAAAGAGGATTTCGATATTCCCTCATTTTAG
- a CDS encoding IS5 family transposase, whose protein sequence is MDSFTDFALNEEYKRLQSVGDKLAEIEYLVDWKPFRPILESMYINRTASGGRPEADVIVMFKMLVLQQWHGLSDAELEKQCIDRISFRKFLGFPEYVPDSTTVWSFRKRIIDNGKEKAVWDEMQNQLDALGLKIKKGMIQDATFIHSDPGHAKADVLRGKDAKTRRSKDGTWTKKNGKSHFGYKLHTIIDKDYELIRRFETTTASLHDSQVDLSEKGEVVYRDKGYFGAIAKGFAATMQRAVRGHPLGIMDILRNERISVKRVPCERVYAVTKEIFKTRKVLVTTVERVNAKMLMTAFCFNLHQLRTLKTKGVI, encoded by the coding sequence ATGGATTCTTTTACTGATTTTGCCTTAAATGAAGAATATAAGCGTCTCCAATCTGTCGGAGATAAGCTTGCTGAAATTGAATATTTAGTAGATTGGAAGCCTTTTCGCCCTATTCTGGAGTCAATGTACATAAACAGAACAGCTTCAGGCGGACGGCCTGAAGCTGATGTTATTGTAATGTTCAAGATGCTTGTTCTGCAACAATGGCATGGTCTTTCTGATGCTGAGCTTGAAAAGCAGTGTATTGACAGGATATCCTTTAGGAAATTCCTGGGATTTCCTGAATATGTACCAGACAGTACAACTGTCTGGTCATTCAGGAAGAGAATTATCGACAATGGTAAAGAAAAAGCGGTGTGGGATGAAATGCAGAATCAGCTTGATGCTCTTGGTTTGAAGATTAAAAAAGGAATGATCCAGGATGCAACTTTTATTCACTCAGATCCAGGACATGCAAAAGCAGATGTACTCAGAGGAAAAGATGCGAAAACAAGAAGAAGCAAAGATGGAACCTGGACTAAGAAAAATGGTAAATCTCACTTTGGATACAAACTTCATACAATTATTGATAAGGATTATGAACTAATCAGAAGATTTGAGACAACAACTGCATCACTTCACGATTCACAGGTTGATCTGTCTGAAAAGGGTGAAGTGGTGTATAGAGATAAAGGATATTTTGGAGCAATAGCAAAAGGTTTTGCAGCAACAATGCAACGAGCTGTAAGAGGACATCCTTTAGGAATAATGGATATCCTCAGAAATGAAAGAATAAGTGTGAAAAGAGTCCCTTGCGAAAGAGTGTATGCAGTGACAAAAGAAATATTTAAAACCAGAAAGGTTCTTGTTACAACTGTAGAAAGAGTGAATGCAAAAATGTTGATGACAGCTTTTTGTTTTAATCTGCATCAATTGAGGACACTAAAAACCAAAGGAGTAATTTAG
- a CDS encoding cache domain-containing protein, with protein MNGFKKVLCILLIAALLVVAAGCVQFDDTSTDDDHSEQVDETLDQIIEDDQNELLSQKENRMSLVNSAIELIDEKGELAFDDFREKDSPWYHNDSYITVWNTEGIRIVFPPKVSGEGESVLDLEDYNGEPLGRMFIDTALSEEGEGWVNYYWPRPGETTPSKKSAFVKRTSIGNQTYLVHSGLYVDDYVYSNILEDGSDEHFVRFGDVSLGNVLHPAMVDRDLDVDYSIAHVMIKPGGSIELHLMKNPEVYYVLAGEGMLYIEDVPFELSEGQLVLIPANSKQHTENTGDVDLEFLAIDQPAWAAENEVIFE; from the coding sequence GTGAATGGTTTTAAGAAAGTACTTTGTATTCTTTTGATAGCTGCACTGTTGGTGGTGGCTGCTGGCTGTGTCCAGTTTGATGACACATCCACAGATGATGATCATAGTGAACAGGTCGATGAAACATTAGATCAAATAATTGAAGACGATCAGAACGAACTATTATCCCAGAAAGAGAACAGGATGTCACTGGTCAATTCTGCTATTGAGTTAATAGATGAAAAAGGAGAGCTGGCATTTGATGATTTCAGGGAAAAGGACAGCCCGTGGTATCACAATGATTCTTACATCACCGTCTGGAATACTGAAGGAATACGTATTGTGTTCCCTCCAAAAGTAAGCGGTGAGGGGGAAAGTGTGCTCGATCTTGAAGATTATAATGGTGAGCCTTTAGGCAGAATGTTCATTGACACTGCTTTAAGCGAAGAAGGAGAGGGATGGGTAAATTACTACTGGCCAAGACCAGGCGAGACTACCCCTTCCAAGAAGTCCGCATTTGTCAAGAGGACTTCTATCGGTAACCAGACATACCTCGTGCATTCCGGTCTTTATGTAGATGACTATGTTTACAGCAACATCCTTGAAGATGGAAGCGATGAACATTTCGTGCGCTTTGGAGATGTTTCTCTTGGTAATGTTCTCCATCCGGCAATGGTTGACAGGGACCTGGATGTGGATTACAGTATTGCTCATGTAATGATAAAACCGGGCGGTTCCATTGAGCTTCACCTGATGAAGAATCCTGAGGTATATTATGTTCTTGCAGGTGAAGGTATGCTCTATATAGAAGATGTACCGTTTGAGCTAAGTGAAGGGCAACTTGTCCTCATACCTGCAAACTCAAAGCAGCATACGGAAAACACCGGGGATGTTGATCTTGAGTTCTTAGCTATAGACCAGCCTGCATGGGCAGCGGAGAATGAGGTAATATTTGAGTGA